The DNA region tgttaatGACTCCAATGTTTACATGAACCACCAAGTATCAGGGACTTGAACAAGATTACTTGAATATGATGCCATTGAAACATGCCATAGCTTtttatttatgacttttttttcttgctcttgatttttttttacatttcatttttgtttgatgtaGTGTAGCTTTTTATACCAGCTTAGAAACACACCATTGATTAATTATAGCTTTGTTTTGTACCATTTCATTGAAACTGTGTATTCAGGCTCAGGTTTCAAGGCTGAAACGAACAGCCGTCTCATCATTCTGTGCTTTATGCTTTAAAGTGGATGCTAATGCAGCATCTGCGGGGGCTGGAATATTCCCCTTCATCACTGGACCGTACTCTGCTACAAGTCAGTAACTGAATGCATGAAACAGTCGGCTCGCACCGTAGTGGAACAACCTCGTGGTCACTGgtttaacacacaaacatctgtagTTTGTCGACGGTAATTGCTTCCCAGATTTCTAAAGCTGCAATGCCCAATCTTCCACTTCCTGCTTAAGTGTAAACGCATCCAGATTCCCGGTGTCAGTCACAAATGTTGCCCACTGGTTTCCACGGTGATACCTTAAATGGCCGTAGACCCCAGGTTCTTCTGGGATGCTGCTGACTAGTGATTATTTTTTACAATTATTTTCATGACCGATTAATCTGCCTTGTAAGTCTGTCTAAAAATGACAGATGAGTAGTGAAAATGACATCATTTTCCACAGCTCATGGTGATGCATTCAagaccagcagtccaaaacccaaagatatacAGTTCACTGTCATTcatgagaaagaaaagcagccaattctcacatttgagatgcTGCAACAAGAGATTTttgggcatttttgcttgaaaaattcAAAATCCACTAATAgtcacagctgctctgtggcgCCCAACTCCTGGGATGATTCTGACTGAACTGAATCTAATCGCTGCTCAGACCTTTGGAAAATTGTGACCTTATGATATATAATGGTTGCCATTTCACACCTGAACCTCGATTTGAGTGTTATTATACAGTTCTGACTTCTCACACTGTTTTTTGCTGTTGATCTGACCACACTGGGCCTTGTCCTCAGCAGTCGCCATGCTCGTGCTGTGAACCCTAATTTGCAGTCAGACGTGTGCATTTCTCAGCTAACACTACATGAAGCCTTCTGAAACTGCAGCGCTCATCATGAATTCATCAAACCTTTGTTCTCCTGCTTCTCAGTGATTTGGACTAAGATACTATGccttttgttttaatcttttgtGTATagttttgttatattttttacattccCTTTCAGTGTATTTTAGTTGTGAATGCTGTTGGTGTGAactagattttattttatttttattttagagtTCAATTTGCTCTTTTCCTCAATTCATGAGCAACTTCTCTCTGAGGTGTCAAAGGTGcaatatgttgtttttctgttgaaacTGACCACAGCCATCACTGTCTCGTGTACACCACTGGTTCATCTTTTGTAACTTATTTTTGATTATTGTGTGATGTGACTTGCTGTAGCTTGATCTCCTCTAGAGGGCAGTGGGCTCTGAACACAATGAATATGTTGCATATTGCAGCCATCTCCTTTGAGTGATAGAAATACCTGAATGCTTTTGTCTTTTAGCTATTTAGAGACTTACCGTGCATTTTTCCCTTCCTATCAAAGGTGCTGATGTCACTCACACCAAACAACACTTGTCTAATGTGATAGTAATGAATTGACACCACAAACTTAcaatttctatttttgtattattttgtacCAATTTGTAGTCTTGGTTTATGTGTCACTGAACGACAGAAGGAATTCTTTTATCGCAATGTgccacagaaaaataaacacaaaagtgAAATGAGCTTCTGAGGGCTGTGTTTCTTGTCAGGAAGCGTGACTGAAGTGCCTGCAGCTTTTAGGGAAATGATGGGTTCCACTGCGTTGCTTCAGTTGGTCCACATCGAAGACAGTGCAACTGCCCTGAAGGCTTTACACACAGTCCTCCAGCTGTGACCGCATGCTGTCAATGCAACACATTATTCATTCAAACAGTGCCGTGCTAAACCAAACTAAAGCCACTGGTGGACTGTGactacatttactgaagtactgtacAAATTTGTGGTATTTGTGCTTTCAATAACTTAGTATTTCCAGTTTCCTCTGCTCTATACTTCTTGTCCACTGCATGTCAGACattatactttttactccactacattaaTCTGACAGCTGTGGTTAGTTAATTCCACATGGACTATTCTTTACTAGTAGATTTCAGTAATACTTAACTACTTTTATAATTGAATGCAGGATATTTACTTGTACTGGAGTATTATTTAGAGTGGGTTCTTGCTACTTTAAATAAAGGGTATTTatacattttctgctgctgactgaAGTACTTTGTATATGAGGTTAAgtcaaaaacaattaaatatttcattCCCACACTTACAGCTCTATACAGTACTGTACTTTTCTGAGTTATTATTCAGCatttcagaaagaagtccagtctctcctctgcttctgaattcctcctccacagctcagtcacagctttctgtgttttatggcaTTTTGATATATAGAAATCTATTCAGTGATGgcctctccctcacacacaagACCTTATTCTCCTATATAATGCTTGCAAATTGACTGCTCGAGCACAGCGGACTGAGGAAATGTTTGCACCTCAGCTCTGTGctctcaaacacagcagaatatttcttttattatcAAACTGAAGACttgttttgcagtgtgttttttttttttttaaagaaatcaaGCATTTGCAAATGTCTAATCATATCAGCTCACTGATCTTTAATTAGCATTAAGTTAGATAAGAAAGactaaaaaaataaagctaCACAATGTTCCTCCACATAAGCCTGATCAAAACATAATTAACTTGGCATACAGATTAAAGAGCAATCAGTATTTGGCAGTGCTCTTGTGCATACTATTAAatgatttgtgtatttttaacaaCATTTGGTTGAAAAAAAATATGCGCACTGATGTTGAGATTGAGGGGAATTTAAATTCTCCAGTGCTGAGTGGCCCGTCTGTAAAGGGAGGTGGAGCGGGTGGAGACAGGGGAGTGCTCATAGCTGTCAGTCTGATAATGGATCAGTCTCACAGCCTCCTGTAAGCTTTTGTATGTCGGGCTAAAGAAGCTGCTGTGCCCTCGAGGAAGAATTTGGGGTGGGTTGGGGGTGCAGGGAGGGCTGCTCACCCTGTGTTTGTGGTGGGTGTCACATGTTCTTCAGACTTACAACATTTAATCAGCTGTATTGTGGGGATCATCATGACACCTATATCAGGACTGGTgatcaaaatcaatacaaagaTTTCACTTTCATGTACTAAATAATTTGATTAATACAAGACAGGACTTTCTGTTTGTCAACTGGTTTGTGCTAGTTTAATagaaactatatatatataataaaaaaatatggaCTGATTCAATAAAGGCCTTAAAGTGGCTTCTGATTTATTGCCTGATCTTGTGATCCAGTCTATATAAATATACTAAAGTAATCTGATAAATATATATTAGTATTGTGCTTATATTATAGACATGATGAGTTATCCAATAAGTGTCAGtaataaaaactgcatttacCCTCTTTAATGTGGGTTTTAGTCTATGGGATCAAACTAAGGATCATTTGTTTTAAgtggttttctctgtttttggtgatgtttcttttattctcaGTTAAATTAttatcatctttttttctccttatcATCAGGGGTTTTCTTTCGTGTGTCCCCTCTGTGGTTGAATGATTCCCAAGTCAAAAAGTGAAAGCAGACCACTGAATTTCAGTTCTGAAAAGTCCTGTTTTTGATTCCTCATAAGAACGCATGACCAAAGAACCGCTGTCCTTCCTTGTGATGTGCGACGTCTCCCTATTAAAAAAGCACAACTCCATGACAGGAACCCTGTGATGTGACACCAAAAGTAGGATTTTTGCcatacagcagctgcagaggcgACAGATTCTTTGAAGAACAcgttctcctttttctcctctccatgGTGAAATGCTGTTACAGATGTGTTAGCGTATAAACTGAAGTGATTCTTATTAACACAAATGTGAACGTACCAGAGTTTCTATTCCCCTTGCCAGAAGCAGAAACTCATTTACTTCATGCATTGCAATAGGGTTACTTTGTCAGGCAGAGTCCCTCTGGTATTCTATTGAGGAATGAGGGCGCCCCATAGTGGTGACAATGGATAACTGCAATTTTTCCATGCAGCCCTTCACCACGAGCAGAGTCAAAGTGCACAATAGTGGTATGAAAAGAACCCATAACATTAGAAAATGTTGGTGTTTAGGATGCttatctttcattttcatcatcagctcCACATTGATGGCAGTGGAGGGTTTTGTACATTGAGGTTAACTTCTGTGACCTCTGCACGCTGGCTAAAACCAGACCCAGACATCTGCACATCTGAACTAAAACTTAAACtgcaggagaaaagaggagcagcagtAAAAGAAACGTTTTCCATTGAATCCTTTTGCATGTCCAATTTGAAACCACTGAAAAGGAACATGTGgatattatgaatgaaaagcatTCGTCTTATCATAtcttaaaacaacattttacttttgatactttggTCACATTAAAAAGCCTCTCAGATACTCATGCTCGCTTGATAATCAGATTCAAGtgccttttcttttcactctagaattttcttcataccacttcatttcttttctatttgCTTAAACAAATTGGAGATGTGGTGActcagaggtctggaaccaggCTGTTTGAAATCAATTGCCCTCAAATAGACACCTTGCTGCAATGTACATTAAAAGCCTCAATAAACACTCATAAAGTGGAATGAGCGCCTGTGCAACATGCTCTTAATAAATACGAGTTTTTCTTGCATCTTGAGCCATTGCATTGTATTTGCGTGCACAGGTGTTCATGATGCCACACGTTCTCATCGCACATTAACAACACCAGAACGTCCTAAGACACAGTTAATATTTATCAAACATccattaaaatatattttgccACCTGGGCCGACCCAAGGCCAGGCCCTGCTCAGCAGCTGCGCCTGCAGccattcatttttgtttagtAATAGTGACAAAGGACAGAAATCCCCTGCAgatattttgtttaatttaGTTTATTTGCATTGTGAGAAACAAGACAAGCCAACAATTATAAGAAGGGAGCAGAACCAGATAAAAAGTATAATGAGGCCAGTTACCCAACAGAGTGCTATGCACAATAAatacaagaaagaaaaaggaaaacaagtcAAACTGACATGGATCATAACTTCAGGAAATGGTGGACTTCACTATAAAAACAAGACCCCAATTCAGAACAACAGTTTTTGTGTGAAGTGAAGCTTCTCTCTGCTGGTCCTGGATCAGACATATAGATTTCTCTCAGGTTGCTCACACTGTGTGACCTGCTCAGTGGCTTCTTCCCCTCAGGGGGAGGGATGTCCTGTGTCCGCTGTATGCTTTGGTATTATATGAAATGTGTATCCAAGCAGGTTTGGATCCTCTGCTATCTGTGAGCACCCTTCATCAGAATCATGGCACCTCTGCTCTGTGGAACATCAGCAATAGTAAATCAGCCAGTGCGTTacctttttatttgtgtttaccTGTTCAGTGTGTGATCCTTCAGCATGTTCACGCTCAGCACTGCTCCTGAAGGCCCATGAGACTTGAACTGAGGAGAGGCGCTGGTGCAGAAAACCCTATTTCTATCTGTGTCTTCAACACCTCCTTGCTTATCAGTGGAAGAACGTAACAGCTACTGATCATGCGGGCCTCTCTCAGAGCTTTGACAGTCAGTCGAGCTTATTATGGAGCTGTGAGATTCTGCCTTCTCCTCTGACTCTGCAGCATTTGGTCTTCGGCTTGCTCCAGTGTAACGGGTACACAGGCAGGAAGTTTGGTGTTATGACAGCTGGTGTGCAGGCTTTTATAGAAGAGGAAATTTAACTTTTTACATAAACACCACAGATGGCACAGTATAAGGCAGACTGATAGACTCTGTGGATTAACAGTGCTGATTTTCAGGGAATGTGTGGAGGCTCTTGGAGGCCTGCGTTATACATGTTTTAATGTAACTTGCTTGTTGAGCCATTTGTTGGCTCATGTTGTTGAACAATCCAAAGTGGATAGCTGGCGACGTGACAAAGTACTACTGGGACAAGCTGTCACCAAAGCTCATTTATCTATGTCACTGCAAAGTTGCAGGAAAAAGAATATGTGCAAAACACAGCGTTCAGTAAGACAAATGGCTGACCTAACGgtgaaagaagagagaaaaagtgtaCCGACATCCACTGACACAGTTCTGTTTCCCTGATCatgctgaaaagacaaagattAACCAAAAATCTTGTTCTAATCTTGTGTGGGCTACAGCTGCTCTCACTTGGTAAAGCAGTGCGTCCATACAGAGCTGGCCTCTGATCCACATCCTGGTGATGTTTGGATCTGTTGTGTAATCAATTTTATAAGGTTATCATTTTTGCATTAATTTGCATGTGCACAAAGAGTAATAATTAAAGGAATAGATTGATATTTGGGTAAATACATGTAATCATTTTCTTGTTGTTTAGATGCTCTTAGACTCTCACGTCTGTAAAACTAACAGCCAgctagtttagcttagcataacgactggaaacaggggaaacagctagcctggctctgtctgaagggaACAACCATCCTGCCAGCAGTGCCTCTGAAGCTCCcatattaacatgttatatcttgtttgtttaatctgtgaaGATGACAAGTTGCAGTTTTACAGGGGATATGTGTTGGATAATTGGATTATTTCGTAGCTGTAAGcagttactgttttttttttaaccttcctACAAGGTTAAAAAACTTTAAATGGCTCCTCTTACCCATTAGAGAAACCATTGATTCTAATTCTCCAATTTCCTGGACTGAGCTGGTAAATTGTGAGCTCAGGATAGATCTGTGGCGAAGAGCTCTGTTTAGAAATATATTAGTGTTCAGTGATTTATGTGCTCGAACTTTAGTGGATAGAACTGAATGTAATGGAAAACACCCTACTATTAATTTGTTTATTGTATGACTGGAAAAGAACTGACTGCAGAGCATCAATTAGAGACAGGTTTCTCAACAGATGTCACTTAATTTGGTTAAACCAATGAAAAACAGATATGAGCCCTCCCcaaaatttgcataaaaatggcATATAAACTGATTCCAGGTGCCGATGTAGTTGAGTTCAGCAGCAGGTAGCAGAGAGTTTGCTCCATCATGGCTTTTACTGGGAGGTATGTGCTGGAGAGCCAGGAGAACTACAAGGAATTCTTAAAGGCTCTTGGTAAGCAACCTGAGCttatttgcattaaaaaaaaaagttttggatTAAAATGTGCAGACTTGTGTTAACTGCGTCTTATTTTCTCTGTAGGAATTAAAGACGACAATCACTCCAGCAATGATGAAATTATAACTGATATCTATCAGAATGACACCTTCAGGGTGACCAAATTTCTGGTGAACAGGACCTGGAACAACCTATTCCTCATCGGGAAGGAGAGTGAACTGCAGACTCTGGATGGCGAGACGTTTAAGGTCATTTCATATGTTTATTTCGTCTAAAATGTTTGGTGATATTTTAAAAACTCACTGCAGTTCGATCatactttttaaatttttttattattatatttagaCCACTGTCACTTTGGATGCTGGTAAACTCAAGATCCAGTTCCCCAAATACCTTTACACCGCTGAGGTGGATGGTGACAAGCTCATTGAGGTGAGCATGAATGTGACAAATGAGTATATGTGGACAGATGTGTGCATGACAGAGAAAGCAGCCTTCTGAATGATCTttgcttgtcttttgttttttcttttttttaaaggtgaacACCGTTGGTGCCGTTACTAACAAGATGATTAGTAAGAGGACAAATTGAACTGCTTTAATGAGACCTGAAAAGGCTGCATGAAAGATCCAGCAATAAATCTTTGCAGTTCAAGTATTCGGCTTTCATCTCTCCGTGTCTTTTTTTCAGCACCGTGTCATGAATGTTGAACAATGTGTTTACTTCACTCTAGACTTCCCCTTAAGCCCTATTGGAAATGATCACAGCATGCAAATACCATGGCTTTTTGCTCACATATTGTCAATATTTAAAGGTTCAGATTAAAACatgcaggttttttttatgtctggGCTGCAccaaacaattatttttattattgattaatctgctgattactTTCATAATTTATCGATTAATCATacagtctataaaatgtcaaaatattgtAAAAAATGCACATCACAATCTCTCAGAGCCCGAAATGATGTCTTTGCATTacttcttttgtccaaccaacagcccaaaacccaaagactcttcatttacTGCCATGAATGACAAAGAAATGCTCTCATTTCTTCAGCTCAGACTCgctgggtgtgtttgtgtcgcATTTGATTGTTTCCACATGGATTCAAACTTTAACCATGAACTAACTCTCATGCTGAGGACAGTGACTCTGTTcttaaacatttctgttttaacTTCTTGTGAAATTGAGGTTTGTCTGTGAAATCTAATATTTAGACCGAGAATGTCAGAGACAATTAACGCAACGTCAGGGGTGTGAAAGAAGTTTAAGAAAAGCCCATTATTGCTTGGAAAAACAGGCTATATTTAACTGATTTTTATTGGATCAAACATGGACTCTGGTACAGACAAACTGCTTCATCCTTGCAGAAATACAGTACATAGTTTTATTACTTCTATTGAGATCTGAAagccaaacaacaaaatgcagtccTGTGAAGCCACGAGATGTTCCACTGCTCCTCACAACAGATGGCTACTTTGTTCCTCTTGCTTCAGTAATTAGAGCAAGCAGTTTCATGTTGTGCTTTACCTCCCGCAGCCTCTTTTCTATTGAAGCATGTCGTGTCTCGCAGCATTAGATCCTCTTGCTTATTCTTTTGAACGTCACGCCCTTCTCTCCTGGAGTTACGCAAGTCTAGAAAGCACGGTGTGGAACAGATGAAGAAAATTTGGGATGAAAATGCAGCAAGCTACAATTTTTATTCAGGttattgaaaatatttgagagaaattgTCTCAGTGAGTATTATGGGGTGAGATGTTTGTTGCTTTAGCACATGTGGAGTGGTTGCTTCTCTCACCATAACCAGTTTATCTTCAACGAGCTCTGCTGTGAATTGGTACTGAGGAAACTGTATTGAAATCTTGCCGCCTTCCATAGTGACAGGAGCCTGTAGGTTACAAGGAGAAAAGGTCAGAGAGGTAAACGTCCACTGAGCTCAATTGCATGAAAGCTGCGTGCCATATTTGGAATATGTGGCTGATGTTAAATAATCATTTCCTCCAGTGCCTGTTATGAACTCGCCTTAAATTTGGAGCCTGTCATCGTCATCAGCTCACATTCCTGACCAACGCTGAACTTATTGGACCAGGTCCAGTTGGGAATGGTTTGCGTCCAGGTGAAGTCATTCCCATCCTGAACCACCTCTGTCACCACTTTATAGTCTGTCTTGGCATTGAGAAACCCTGTGACAGAGATTCGATAAAGTTTAAATGAATGATGACTCACAGTTACCCACTGATGGCTTATGCATCCATAAGAAAATCCATATACCGATCGCTTCCAGAAACTCCTCATACTTGTCTTGACTCTCCAGCTCATATTTCCCTGTGAAAGCCATGATggtgaaagagaagagaggaagtgaggaaggAGTTTATAAGACGAATGGAAAAAGAGGAGTGGCACGCTGCAGATACTCTCTATGTTCTTTTTGAATGGCTGCccacaccctcctcctcctttctcctcacatAAACCTCACCATGTGTCAGCTGCATATGCGTGTGAAAAATCAGCCGTTATTTTTCCAAGACAAtttgtcacattgttttatGCTACAGTGCTGTAACTTGGCAAAAATCCTAAGAATTTCCCTGCCCCTTGTCGCTGTCAGGTTCTTCCTGCACTTTGCAAGTCTGAGCATGTACAGTGTAAAATGCTTGGAACAAAGAATACAGTATGTCTGCGAACATGTTAGCAACATCCTTTAAACAGACGACTGAGTTTGAATCttgaataagaaaataaaatcctaGAATTGAAGTTAACGCTTGTAGTTGAAAAGCTGCttgaagaaatgaaatgtgaacATGAATCATGGTGTGTGGTTGAACAATTGGCATTTGAGCAGTTTGTCAGAGTTGTCACAGATCTGTCAGTCTTGCGTAGGCCTGCAGCTCATGGGTATTTTCATTATTGGCTATTCTGATGGTTATTTTCTCCATCAATTGTTTAGTCTATGTCAGAAAATGGCTGAAAACCACAatctgtcagagctgctgaaatCACAACATTTGAAtgacttgttttgtctgaccaacaatcCAGACCCCAGAGATATGCAGGTTTAATCATCATAAGAAAACCAGCAGAAattgacatttaaaaagctgACACCAGTGAAGCTCTGACTTGAATGAGAAAAATATTCTCATcaatacattttctgttgatcgaTTATTTCAGCTCTAATCTTGCATGTCCTCAAAGACCAGAATGAGTTTGAAATATTTCTAAGTGAATGACAACAATGCTGATGGACCTGTTTATGACTTCCTTATACTGAAACAGTCACACAAGAGGTAATCCACGCCACAATGTTTGCAAACCACTGCTAGATGTTCACTGCTCACTGTGCAAATGGAAGAAACATACATGAAGACCATGTCCCTGACAGGTGCTGAGAGATGAAAACATAAGGAGCTCTGAGACTATTCATTCCTCTCAATGCTGAGTGCAATGAATAGTCTGTCCCTGCCAGCCTTTCATGAACACACTGAGGAATAGCCTGGTTCATGTTAGCAcataaagatgtgtgtgtgcttgtcctgACCTTGATTTTAATTTTGATCCAACTTCCTCCTTGTGGACGTCTTGAGGAGCCATAAGACCTCGTACCAGACTATATGTTTTAGCATTAAACACTCAACTCTGAaataaaataagtgaaataaatgtgtgtgtgtgtgtgtgtgtgtgtgtgtgtgtgtgtgtgtgtgtgtgtgcgtgtgtaaatatatgtgtatttgtcatgtcatgtcacattttcttgaaaaaacattcaatttGGATTAAAATAGTTTAATAGTCTAAATAGAAGTGTTGATTGATTAGAAATTGAGTGAAAATGTTCTTCTTGCCTAAAGAAAATGAACAACTGAAACTTTCTCTGATTGAGATGATAAAATGCACCAATATGAATCTTTTTGTTtcctatctgtctctctgcaccAAATGTTGACTATTTGGCACCATTGCATGCATTTGTGGTCACAATGTTGGAGTCTAATACTGTCTCATCACCATCATGAGCAGAGCTGTCTCCGTGTCAGTTTAtcactctgtctgcctgcacagTGCGTGGAGTGACTCCAGCCTTTGACAACAAAGGTCAAGGAGATTACAAACTGCAAAAGCTGGCACCAGATAATGTCAAGAGTCTTGGCAACAGTAAGCACTGGCAGGGTAAGTGTCAGAGTTTCAGTCAGAATACATTTTTCAGTGGTTTCATCTTTTTATGGTGCTTTCATATCAAAGTTAAGAAAAGGTTGGACGAGTGTGGGGGAAAATCAGTGATTCTAAGGTGCATCACTGTTTGCATCGTAGGCTCACATGAGAGCACAGAAGTAGGAGACTGATGTATTGAATATGGAAGATATTACCTTGAAAGACAGTACATCTTCTGCAGAGACATGTATggttcatttcttct from Chaetodon trifascialis isolate fChaTrf1 chromosome 5, fChaTrf1.hap1, whole genome shotgun sequence includes:
- the LOC139330940 gene encoding gastrotropin-like; the encoded protein is MAFTGRYVLESQENYKEFLKALGIKDDNHSSNDEIITDIYQNDTFRVTKFLVNRTWNNLFLIGKESELQTLDGETFKTTVTLDAGKLKIQFPKYLYTAEVDGDKLIEVNTVGAVTNKMISKRTN
- the LOC139331270 gene encoding gastrotropin-like, giving the protein MAFTGKYELESQDKYEEFLEAIGFLNAKTDYKVVTEVVQDGNDFTWTQTIPNWTWSNKFSVGQECELMTMTGSKFKAPVTMEGGKISIQFPQYQFTAELVEDKLVMTCVTPGEKGVTFKRISKRI